DNA from Massilia antarctica:
CTTCCACCACTTCGCTCATCATCTTGGCCAGTTCGCCGGTCATGAGCATCATGTCGTTGTCGAAGCGCTCTTCATCGTTGCGCGTGCTGGTGTCGCTTTCCTTGATCACGTCCAGCGGCTTGATGCCCTTGATCGCCAGCGACTCGGTCAGCACGAAGGAAATCTTGTCGTCCCACGTCATCGCCAGGCGCGTGCACTGCTTGCCGGCGGCGATGTGACGGCGGATATCGTCCACTTCCAGCGCATGCTTCACATAACGCACGGCGGCCTTGCTCTCGCCGGTAGCGCGCAGTTCGGTATCCTGGTCGATCGTGAAGCCCACCGGCGCTTCGTCGGTTTCCAGCCAGGCCGTCATCACGGCTACCGGCGAGCGCTGCACGCGCAAGCTTTCCAGCGGCATGCGGTCGACCGCTTTCAACAGCAGCTTGATGACTTCGTCCGCCTTGGCCGGGCTGGCGGCATCGACCACCAGCCAGCCGTTGACCGGATCGATCCAGGTGAAGGTATTGCTGCGGATGCTGAAGGCACGCGGCAACAGTTCGTCGGCCACCCTCTCCTTGAGTTCCTTCATGGCTTTCTTGCCCGGAGCGAAGCCCTGGGCCTCTTCCAGCTCGGCCGCCTTGGCCTTGGCCACCTGGTTGATGACCGACGATGGCAGCAGCTTCTTTTCGGTGCCCAGCAGAATCAGCATCTGCTTGTTGACGGTGTGAACCAGCATGCCGTTGTTGCGCGGCGAATCCCAGCCCTGGCGCAGCAATTCGTTACTGGTGGCCGGAACAAAACTCATGGGCGCCAGCGCCGCTTCGAGTTGCTCAGGGGTGAATGCCCACGGTGCGGGAAGGCGGTAAATCTGAAGATTCTTGAACCACATTATGCTTTACCTTGTTTGAGTCAGTATTTACAGCGGGATGAAGCAGGAAGGCGCGGCGGGCCGCTTTCACCTCCTGCGTAACGGCCTGCCACGGGGGCAGGACTTGCGTCGTCCGCGACAAATCATCTGTGCGAAGGGAACGACATTTTACACGGCCGCATCGGCGAACAGGCTTAACTGTTCGAGGTTTTCGGTCTCGCCCAGGCGCACCCCGACACCCAGCAGGCGCACAGGCTGCTTGCCGCGCGCATGGCCGGTTTCCATCAGCCTGGCGTACTGCCCCATGTGTGGCGCGGTGCCAACACATTCCACGGTGGTCTGGTGAAAATCGGCGAATTTAAGTTTAACGAACAGCTTTTGCACGCTTTTCCCTGCCCCGGCGCGGGCGATGCGCGCGTTGAGCTTGTCGAACAGGTCCGGCAGCAGGGCGATGCAGGCGGCCAGGTCCGGCACGTCCGGCGTGTAAGTTTCCTCGACGCTGACCGACTTGCGTTCGCGCTCATTGCAGACGGCCCGCTCGTCGATGCCGCGGCACAAATCGTGCAACCGGGTGCCGAAACTGCCGAAGTGGTGTTGCAGTTCGAGCAGGGACCAACTGCGCAGGTCGGCGCAGGTTTGAGCGCCCAGTTTGTTGAGCTTGGCTGCGGTGACCTTGCCGACCCCATGCAGTTTCTTGACCGGCAAGGCGGCGACGAAGGCGTCGACCTGGTCCGGGCGCACCAGCCACAGGCCGTCGGGCTTGTTCCAGTCGCTGGCGATCTTGGCCACGAACTTGTTGGGCGCCACGCCGGCCGAGGCCGTGATGCCGACGGTGTCGACAATGCGCTTGCGGATTTCCTGCGCGATCAGGGTGGCGCTGCCTTTGCAGTGGGGCGAGTCGGAGACGTCGAGGTAGGCTTCGTCGAGCGAGAGCGGCTCGACCAGGTCGGTATAGTCGCCGTAGATGGCCAGGATCTGGCGCGAGGCGACGCGGTATTTTTCCATGGCCGGCGGGATCACCACCAAGTCGGGACACAGCTTGAGGGCCTGGGCGGTGGCCATGGCCGAGTGGATGCCGTAGCGCCGCGCTTCATAGTTGCAGGTGGCCACCACGCCGCGCTGATCCGGCCGGCCGCCGACGGCCAGCGCCACCTCGCGCAGGGCGGGATTGTCGCGCATTTCGACGGCGGCGTAGAAGCAGTCGCAGTCGCAATGGATGATTTTTCGGGCTGGGGCGTTCACGCGCTATGGTGTGCCCGGCTGAGGGCAACTACTGTAATTGCATACAGTATTCACTGAAATGCGATTTGTTGCAAGTTGGAAGGGGGCGGAGGCCCGCTAGCTCGTCGTTTCCGCTAGCCCGTCGTTCCCGCTAGCTCGTCGTTCCCGCCTCTCCAGGAACTAGCCTTTGCCACTAAGTTGAGCAGTTTTGACCGCAAATCTCGAAACCGTCGCTCCCGCGGAGGCGGGAGCCCATAGCACCTTTGATGATCCAATGTGCTATGGATTCCCGCCTGCGCGCACTGTCGTCCGGAATAATTTTCTTGACGCGCTCACGAGAAGAGGCATCCTTGAATTTCTGCGAATTCGTGCGCCGCTTGTCGTCGTCGGCGATCATGTAAATCTTCGGTGTCCGTACGTTGAAATAGGGTTGCGCGGACGAAGCAAAGGCAATCCCACAGGGTCCGTTTCACACGGTTGGACTCGTTGAACAGTGCAACCAACAAATAACTGATGAGAGCGGTAAGTATCTGAATCCGGACCGCGTTTTCAGATCGTCCGAGGAACTGCTTGATCTTGAGGTGCTGCTTGATCCATTTGAAGAACAGCTCGATTGCCCAGCGCTTTTTGTAGTGCTGGGCAATTTCCATGGCACTACTGTCGAAGTCGTTAGTAGCCAGAACGATGGGCGTATCTTTGTTCGGCCGCGCCACGATGACACGGCGCAAAGGCTTCCCAAAGTAGAGATTGATCCGTTTTCCGCCGAGCCGTTTGTGCTTGAAAGTAACGATTTCGTCGCTGAGCACGATGTGCGCATCATCAGCAGGGATGTCCGATTTCTGCAGGACGTTGACAGCGGCGTTGTTCTTGAAACGAGTAACAAAGCGCGCGTTGGCCTCGTCAATGGATTTCCACCAATTGAAATCGCAATAGCCCTTGTCAAATACATAGAGCGCGTTCGCTTCGAGCGGTACGTCAACTGCCCGTTCAACGTCATTGACGTTGGGGTGGCTAATGTCGTGCCAGACAGGGATTGCATCATGGGCATCATACAAAACGTGCAGCTTCAAGCCTTGCGTATTGCGAGTGCTATTCTCGGGCGTCCACCTCTCAAACTCCCGTCCCTTCAACGTCAACGAGGTGGAGTCAAGCAAATACATCAGATCATTGCTTTGCTGGCGCAGCTTACGCGACACCTTCCCCATCAACCAGGCAGCGGTATCACTAAACACCGTGTCAGATCGATTCTCATTGGCGTCAGCCAAGGTGGAGCGCTTGATCGCTGACGTACCAAGATGGTAGTGATGCGCGACATGACTGTTGAAGCCAGTCTCCAGTGGTCGCAACCCCTTCGCCTCACTGATCTGCGCGTAGAGCATGGCAATGAGATGATCCCAATGCCCGAACTTCTTGCAATATTTGTCGGCATTGTGCCGTTCGACTAGTTGAGCGAAGGTTCCTCGCGGGAGCCCCTTCATTAAACGCTGAAAAGTAGTTATGCTGAACATGTTGCAGGTTTGGTTTTTAAGTTGGCAAACAGAGGTTAACCCTCGTAAACCAAT
Protein-coding regions in this window:
- a CDS encoding recombination-associated protein RdgC — its product is MWFKNLQIYRLPAPWAFTPEQLEAALAPMSFVPATSNELLRQGWDSPRNNGMLVHTVNKQMLILLGTEKKLLPSSVINQVAKAKAAELEEAQGFAPGKKAMKELKERVADELLPRAFSIRSNTFTWIDPVNGWLVVDAASPAKADEVIKLLLKAVDRMPLESLRVQRSPVAVMTAWLETDEAPVGFTIDQDTELRATGESKAAVRYVKHALEVDDIRRHIAAGKQCTRLAMTWDDKISFVLTESLAIKGIKPLDVIKESDTSTRNDEERFDNDMMLMTGELAKMMSEVVEALGGEAKA
- the dinB gene encoding DNA polymerase IV; this encodes MNAPARKIIHCDCDCFYAAVEMRDNPALREVALAVGGRPDQRGVVATCNYEARRYGIHSAMATAQALKLCPDLVVIPPAMEKYRVASRQILAIYGDYTDLVEPLSLDEAYLDVSDSPHCKGSATLIAQEIRKRIVDTVGITASAGVAPNKFVAKIASDWNKPDGLWLVRPDQVDAFVAALPVKKLHGVGKVTAAKLNKLGAQTCADLRSWSLLELQHHFGSFGTRLHDLCRGIDERAVCNERERKSVSVEETYTPDVPDLAACIALLPDLFDKLNARIARAGAGKSVQKLFVKLKFADFHQTTVECVGTAPHMGQYARLMETGHARGKQPVRLLGVGVRLGETENLEQLSLFADAAV
- a CDS encoding IS4 family transposase, with protein sequence MTSRAGALLSGIKWVDNVKRVAGIGLRGLTSVCQLKNQTCNMFSITTFQRLMKGLPRGTFAQLVERHNADKYCKKFGHWDHLIAMLYAQISEAKGLRPLETGFNSHVAHHYHLGTSAIKRSTLADANENRSDTVFSDTAAWLMGKVSRKLRQQSNDLMYLLDSTSLTLKGREFERWTPENSTRNTQGLKLHVLYDAHDAIPVWHDISHPNVNDVERAVDVPLEANALYVFDKGYCDFNWWKSIDEANARFVTRFKNNAAVNVLQKSDIPADDAHIVLSDEIVTFKHKRLGGKRINLYFGKPLRRVIVARPNKDTPIVLATNDFDSSAMEIAQHYKKRWAIELFFKWIKQHLKIKQFLGRSENAVRIQILTALISYLLVALFNESNRVKRTLWDCLCFVRATLFQRTDTEDLHDRRRRQAAHEFAEIQGCLFS